A window of Epinephelus lanceolatus isolate andai-2023 chromosome 3, ASM4190304v1, whole genome shotgun sequence genomic DNA:
tggcgacctgtccagggtgtaccctgcctctcgcctgatgtcagctgggataggctccagcccccccgcgacatgaatgttgttaaacgtggacccctatgacttccattcatcaaaaatgtttgtctcttttggattcttcgtttacTGCaaaggcatgtgagaaaaacaaagttctctTCAAAAACTTTAtgtaattgatttacaaatgatgATTTTCTGGTAAGTAATCCTTTAATAGGCCTTCATTTTTTTGCCATCACAACAAAAGTGGCTACTCTATATTCCTCCAGCAGTGTGTTGATTCATTCATCATAATACTGCACATGATAAACTCATATACAAATATGCTTTAATTTAACAGTAAACTTAATTTGTTCTTCAGCAGGGCATCTCCGCTCATCTTACACTAATATTGTCTTGTTAAAGTGGGATAAGGTTTTCAGAAACTCCTCTTGAAAATCCCTGAATGATGAGGCTTCAGAGCAGGAGTTACAGTACCTTCACTGGATGACACCTTAAGTAACAGCTCGAATTAAACTCCccgtctcactctctctctttctgtcctgcCTGCAGCCTCGAGGGCTCATTTAACTCTCACACACTGAAGGTGGGCAGGTGTGGCCCATTAAAAGTTTCCCCAGGCAAACACAACCACTCTTAAGGAAGTGAGCTTCTTTTTGGGTGACACGTGAACCAAACAGAGGAAGAATGAAACAAGGATAGCCATTAGTCAGTCAATATTAATAGATGTAATCACTTTATCATTCCTCAGAGAAAGGACCCTGCACACTTTTCTGTGAACTGCACTTCATTCAGGCCTGTAATGACTTCTCTCACTCAGTAACCTACATGCAACGGCTGTAAATGGgagacacatttttaaaaatgtatttgacctATGTTTTATTAATCCTCTTTGGTATGGTGACTATTCTTACGTTACCTACAGCTGGAGACGCCTACAGCTGATGGAAGTCCTATGTAGGTTACAAGCCCATTACACAGTGAAAACCAAAAGGCTGCACATGCTTCCTTTCTGCAAACAGTTATACAATATACTGTAGCATCTCTGTGTTTTCTCACTACTGCATAATctgaataaacacaaacatgttatCACTGGTGCCTAAAAGAGACGATACATGTGACAACTGCATTTTCAGTGAAACTGGAAATTAATAATGTCCATCAGTTGTTGCAATGATCCATAATGTGTGGTGTACTGTAAAagaataatttgacattttgggaaatgtcaAACAATTATTTCCTTTCTTGCTGATAGTTGTAAAGCTCATAGACAAGAGTAGTATTCATCTTCTCATCCAGCTCTCAGCAAAAGAAGAGAAAGTATTTCCATAAAGGAATATTTCCATACTGGAATCACAACCACCAAAATATTTACAGCTCAGGATGGAGTCATTATTCTTGTCAGCTCCATTAAGGGTAGTGGCTCCTTGAGGCTGTAACACGCAGGTTCATATTTAACACTAACAAGGAGGTCtcattaaacaaaaatgaacagATGTTAATCTGCAGAGAGTTCATCACAGAGCAGGGCTGTCACTGTAAAAGCTTCTATGTTCTCACTGGCCAGGGCATCTTTCACAGGAACAACCTTTACAAATTATTCATGGTTGTTTTTTCCAGAGGACAGAGGGGGGAAACAGAGTGCACACTGCATCCATACAAGATGCACAGCTGACGGGTGCTAATGTGAGTTAGTTACATAATCCCATTTCTAGAGATTCAGAGAAATCCTGACCTCTGATAGCTGTCTCGCTATGGAGAGCAGGGGCGGAGCCAGACATTGTAAACTTTCAGGGCTCAGCCCAAACATAGGGGGGTCCTGGGGCATGCTCTCCACTTGGGAAAAACATGATAGTTGCCAGGAAAAAAATTATCCTGTAGAGCCTACACTCTGTTTTGTATCTAAATGTTCTTtaactgtcttcatcattctgaaaccatAACAATTAAATGTTGAGGATGAGAAATTTTGACtcacaaaaaaatattgtcTGATGTTcctatttttaaataaataagatagGTAGGGTACGATTTCGGTGTTAACAGCATTGCTAATCTTGAAATCCATTTTTGCTATGCTATGCTGGAGTGGAGTTCACAGAATCAGCTACATTTGAATCCATGCCACAATTATCTGTCCTGCTGTCTTCAGTCTTCAATACTTTGTCttcactgctgctgaggaaaggTCTTGAATGGAAGCTGACAAAACCCACCTTCACAGGTAAATCTTTATGGTCTGTGTTTTCCCAGCAATAtggttgagatatttcacttgTTCGGGTTTAATGTCATCCGAGAATAATCTTGAAATCAGAAATATTAACTCAGCAATGTGACTTTAAGGTGTTTTATCATCAATGCACAGCATCATTCTTATCTAACACTGACACTGAGAAAACTATGAATGAGGAAGAGGTGATTGCACCTACCTCTAAGACTGTTACCATCCTATTTGGCATTTGTGGCTGATTCTTAGAAACTGACAGATAAGTGCCacatggattaaaaaaatatgaaattacTTAACTTCAGAAAAAATACTGTAAGTCAACACCTCTCCTATCTTAATCTGGCCTCACTTTATCTACCCACGCAGATCTGGACCTGTCTTTATTTGTCCTGCTAAGGAAAAGCAGAAGTAGTCCTCACACTGAATTCTGCAGgatcacaaaaaataaataattcattttaCAAAGACTACAAAGTCTTTGTTGGGTAAACATCCATGTGTACAAAATGAGTCATACTGTATATAGCccacagacaaataaaaaacaccttCAATTATCCCCAAAGATTTACTGTGCTCATGAAGGCAAATATTGTcctaaaaaaagaagaaaataacatTATGTGTTTCTGATATGCATGCAGTGGTGCCCCCAGATTTTTTTATAGCAGTGGGGAGATGGAGCCACTGagaatcttggggtggcacaccaaaaccaaaagccatgacCGAATTCAGGAATTTGATGATGCTGTCAAAGTATTTAGAttagttgaaaactatgtcaatatgagaGTTGAGGAATCGCATactatactttggtttcttattttgtaGTTAATGTTGCTGATAACCTGATGTGCATAGTCTAATATCTGTACAGTGCATTTTGAATTGTACAaccctgttttaatgtgttatgtaactttacatgtGTTAGGTGATTtatcaacccggtctcactccgaagtcgtcgaaatctggcgcttgggcaatGACTACAGGCATCAGACACATGAACAATGGCATGAAATGCGGCCAGTCgtcattatagtttaatggcgctcgGCAGTGTCAGGGGAAAACATGGCGGGACAACAGCGAAAGTAAAGGCAGCGGAAGTTCAAGTGGGGTTGGTGGGAGGGCTGGTGGATGAATCCAGCAACCACGGACTTTTACCCAGGCCAGTgcaacatgcttttgttgcctgaactcaatgtgtatgtgttgcaaaatgtaaccacgtgcgtttgttgttgaaggaaaaaaaatgtcaatttgcggggttgtaccgacatagtgaagagtttattttgaaagggactgtatgcaaactgtacatttcctgtgaaaacggaagtgtatttagaaaacagacaatgcatgtatcaGGCTGAAGTTGATACAGCATCCAAGAATGTCaccaaccaacgcacccagggtaccttgcacattgtacCTCAATGTGGAAAATCCGGgacaaaacatcaatatgtgacgaggtctgaATAAGAAAGTGTTGGATTTTTTGTGTAGgaacaaacaaatgaacaaaatatttcCTGGGAAAAAGCCTACACAAATGTAGGGGAGACTCATGGGTACCCatacaacacattttcattcagctatcttgaggtgagagttcaagggccCCCCTGTGAAAACTGCCATGCCAGTTGCTCCCAGCTGAACAAACTTTAACCTAAATTTGGTACATTATTTAGCCCCTTTCCCGACAAGCTTTGccgacatggttggtaccaatggatgcctcaGGTTGCCTCGTTTTTCAAGATATTGCTAGCAATCCTATCACCTGACTCCAACTTGGGGGCGCCACTGCATGCATGGTAATGGATAATGGGTGTTAATCTGATCTTCTAAGGTGGAGTATTTTTGTCTGCACATGTAGCTGTTTATGTTCATGTAGATGTTTGAAGACCTTGAGAGTAAATTCACTTTGCATTTGCTGTTTCCTGTCCCTGTAGGCCTTCTACATCATTATCCACCTCCTCTGCATAGTTTACCTGCTCTCTGACCCCGCACATGGCATATCATGAATAGTGTCACCTATATAGGTATCTGCGTCAGTCTGTCTTTGTCGTTACTTTCCTCAGTGTCCGTCACCAGCTCCGAGCTTGTCCCACCGTGACAAAACAAAGTCACCGTTGTGTTCCCACTGTCCTCGCTTCCCCTGGTGGTCATGGCACAGGAGACGGCCAACCTCACGTTGAGCGGGCTATCCTGCTGCAGGTGTCCGGCCTCGTTGCTCGCCATCACCGTCTCCACTACTGCGCTCACCGCGGCGCAGCAGCCTCCTCCGCGGCAGCGCAACAGGCGCAGAAACGCGTCTCTGAAGTCCGCGTTAAACGCATAGATGACTGGGTTAAGGGATGAGTTGCTCCAGCCGATCCACACGAACACATCGAAGGTTTTCTCGCTGACGCAGTGAGGACCCCGCTGGGCCCCCGGTGCCCCTGGTCCGGGACAGAAGGGCAGAGCGCAGTTCAGGACAAAGAACGGCAACCAGCAGCAGACAAAAACACCCATGATGATGCTCAGAGTTTTGAGGACTTTGGTCTCTTTTCTGATGGAGACTGTGAGCTCCCGATTAGAGCGCTGAGAATCAGGATGAAGATCGATTTGAGACTGATATGAGCTGGCACCGATTTCCGTGCACAGGTGAGGATATAGTTCAGGTGCGTCCAAGCGGCAACTCTGCGCGTGCACCGCCGCCCGCTCCAGGGAGGATATCATCCGGATCTGCATCTGGGCTATCCGGTAGATACGGGTATATGTGACTATCATGATAGCCACGGGGATGTAGAAGCTGATGAGGGACGAGGAGATGGCATAAGTGCGGCTCAGGCTGGAGTCACAGCTCCCATCAACACTCTTATCGTGAAGCGCCAAATCCTCCCCAGCCGGATCATCCATCTCCGCCCGGTGCCAGTTCAGCCGCACGGGAACAAAGGAAATGACCACGGACACTGTCCAGGTCACGCCGATCATAACAGACGCTACTTTCCTGTTCATACTCCTCTCGTAGAGAAAAGGGCTGGAGATGGCCCAGTATCGGTCCACACTAATGACGCACAGGTTGAGGATGGAGGCCGTGGAGCACATGATGTCGCAGGCCAGCCAGGTCTTACAGAACCCTCCAAACGGCCAGAAACCAGCCACCTCAGCCACAGCTTTCCACGGCATCACCAGCACGGCGACCAGGAGGTCTGACAGAGCCAGGGACACGATGAAGATGTTGGTTACTTTGGCGCGCAGGTGCCGGAAGCGACAAACGGCTGCGCACACCGTGAAGTTGCCGAAAAGCGTCCAAATGATAAGCAGCGCCAGGATGCAGCCCGTTAAAGCTCGGTGCGCCGGTAACTCCTCCCGACTGCCAGCTCCTACCGGTACCAAGCCGGTTGTGTTATTCATTGCCTGATCCTGCGCTCGGCCATAtgtcaaacaaaaaagacaagaaaaacatCCATTCGtacaaataacagagaaaaaGTAGTCAGGCAAAAGAGTCGCTCTGAGTGGAGAGCGCTGTCGGACTGATCTGTGTTGCTGCTCCGAGCGCAGAGCAGATTTACTGGGGACCACATGCACCACCAGCTGGTACTGTACTTACTGCTGACAACACAACGGAGACGCGCGGCGCAAAGAGAAGGTTGACATGTCAGGcaattttaaattatattactTTCGTCCAgaattacttttacttttctttgtcCAATTTCTTCAGTTTTCCACTCAATATGTGCCATTAGTGGTCCTGTTGGGACTGAGCTGCTTATGTTGGCGGCATCAGATCACAATAAGTTTATTTACACAGCACCTTTTTCAGCTATGTGATTACAAAGGCCTACAAACaggcaaaagtaaaagtactgaaaataatataaaataagatagactaaacaaatacaacagatAATACATTTAACAACTAACACTTGGGAGTAACACTAAGATAAAACAAGGACAGCAAATCCATCTGTTCATATATTTACCTAAGATTTACTGAATATAAATGTCACAGGGTGTGAGTGGAGCTAAACAGGCTTATTTAGTCACAAATGATGGCTCATACCAAAGGATGTCATCCATCACGCATCACTACCCTTCCACTGACTCTCTCCCAGCCACCTGGTACACTGGAatgattgtgaacaacaaatatTCAACTTATTCatctacattttaaaaaatatgggtTATTATTTCATTGAGTCCATTCCCTGAATTTATATTTGTGGACATATTACTGTAATATGACCTATGATAATCCTGTTGTATTCTAAACTGCTTGCCATGCAGTACTTTGTATTTCTAACTCTGTAACGTTTGTATTTCTAAAAGCAACTCAACCATCCAAGGAAGGGCAGTTATGGCAATACGtcacaaaacaagacacaacaGGACAGAAGAAGCAAACGTGAACAtttaacacatacacaaaataaaaataataacacgcatgtttgtgtgtttccatcGCAGCAGCTCTTTCTCATTATTAATTATAGTGTAAAGTTACATGTGGCCACAATTTATTTTGTCCAGTATGATTTTGTTGGAGGCTATAAGCTGTTTGCTTCATTGCTACTGAGTCCATAATATTCTTTGACCCAGTCTCTGTTTGCAATGCAGATGTATTATGGCACTGTGCTTGCTTCAGCCCACGTGCTAGAAGAAAGAattggcattgtgtgtttctgcaaaccacaaccAATTCCATTTGTACGTTAGAGGATATCAACAGTGACGTAGTATATATGAGCTTCCAAACTTTAGtttgtttttagtgacccatcatTGTTTCTGTAACAGAGATAGCGCtgtaaaaagcagctgttttttactGATCATTGGTGGTATTTCCAGTCTTGGTTGTGcaaacaaaagtgtatttttttaagcccaaacattATGTTTTCTTGACCATAACCATTTCTTATGCCTAGACTTGACAAGTTAACtacagcattgttaaaatgtaaaattgtgTATCCCttacataataatgtaaaaagGTAATCCATAGgctatccatggtttgcagaaacatacaatgccattttttctggcatttttacTTCACATTCTCAAGTTTACCTAATGAAAAAGTGTACAAATAAATTTCATGAGAACATTTATctgcaggagaaaaaaaactggcCTGATGTCAGAGTAATTTATAATTGAtcttattctttattttttcagctCATTTCATTTAGACTTCAAATGTGTCATATTTCTTTACAGACTCACAAAGGCACATGAGTACATGCAAAGTTGCCAATACATTTTTGCACTTTGTGGTGTCTTTCTCCCCTTTTAGGAAGCCATAATCTTccccacatcatcatcattttcctCTGGGGTTTCTAGCAGACAGGTTTCAACCAAGGCTCTCATCACAAGGTAGGGGTCACAGTTGGCAGCAGGACGTCTGTCCTCAAAGTACCCACAGCCCATCTGACTGACATGACCTGGAATGCGAACACTAACAGCACGAGAGGATACAGCTGTAGAGAAGTAATGGAAATCGGAGGTAGTGCTCTGACTGTTGAGGCGTCTCATGTTGTCAGCACCATTGTGTGAATCGTAGACACGGAGGTGCTGAGAGTGACGCTTGCTGAGCCTTTTGATTGCCTCTTCAATGTACCTGTAATTTCATAGAAAACAGGGTTTTTTAtccatatatttttaaatgtccaCTTGCACAGGAGGACAGGATAGGTGTATTTTGGATATTGGCAGTGGGTCACTCAGTGGTCTAAACTTACTGAAGCCCCCCTTCGCTCCTCATCTCTTTGGTGCTGAAATTGATGTGACAGCCTGATGTAGCAGTGTTTCCCTTGATGGGTTGAGCATCAAAGGAGGCAACAACCCCAAAGTCTTCACAGACACGGTGAAGAATGTAACGGGCCATCCAGAGATGATCCCCCATTTCAATCCCCTCACATGGGCCGACCTGGAACTCCCACTTATATGACAAAACACCAatcacagagagcagaggagacgtCTGAGTATTTACGACCACAGTTTCTTGTGCTCTGAATGTGTATTTGATGATTTACCATGTTGATTTAGACAGGACAAgcggggacagagagagggaagttACATGCAAAAGAAGGACCCTTGTAAAATCAAACCAGGGATGTTGCAGTTATATAGTACACATCTTAATCCCTGGACTGCCATACACCCAATAAAGTTATGTTGTACTGCATTATATGAAGCTGACGTGATTAAATTGGGGTCTTTGTTGACCTACAAAGTTTGATTAGTCTGTCTACTACTGTCAGCTATGAATGTAAAGATAAATTCAGATGATGAAAATCTCATATGGTCTCTGAAAACAAGAATTAAATTATGTCATCTCATAATTACATAATTATTGACATGATATTCCTCATTGGGGTTCAGGCTGGTTTGGGAGTTAGTCAGACCTGAATAAACTCATCACAAATCATATTTTACCTTT
This region includes:
- the LOC117255140 gene encoding D(1) dopamine receptor-like, whose amino-acid sequence is MNNTTGLVPVGAGSREELPAHRALTGCILALLIIWTLFGNFTVCAAVCRFRHLRAKVTNIFIVSLALSDLLVAVLVMPWKAVAEVAGFWPFGGFCKTWLACDIMCSTASILNLCVISVDRYWAISSPFLYERSMNRKVASVMIGVTWTVSVVISFVPVRLNWHRAEMDDPAGEDLALHDKSVDGSCDSSLSRTYAISSSLISFYIPVAIMIVTYTRIYRIAQMQIRMISSLERAAVHAQSCRLDAPELYPHLCTEIGASSYQSQIDLHPDSQRSNRELTVSIRKETKVLKTLSIIMGVFVCCWLPFFVLNCALPFCPGPGAPGAQRGPHCVSEKTFDVFVWIGWSNSSLNPVIYAFNADFRDAFLRLLRCRGGGCCAAVSAVVETVMASNEAGHLQQDSPLNVRLAVSCAMTTRGSEDSGNTTVTLFCHGGTSSELVTDTEESNDKDRLTQIPI